One genomic segment of Labeo rohita strain BAU-BD-2019 chromosome 14, IGBB_LRoh.1.0, whole genome shotgun sequence includes these proteins:
- the nox1 gene encoding NADPH oxidase 1 encodes MGNWIINHGLSAFILVVWMGINIFLFVYFYLFYDQGPQFEYTRELLGAALPWARAPAAVLNFNCMLILLPVCRNLLSLLRGSVICCGRTMRKQLDKNLTFHKLVAYMIALMTAVHTVAHLLNAEWYTNSFQGLYGPLASNLSMLGDSPELNTTFLNPVRSNSTTPTILVFTTIAGLTGVVITLALILMITSSMEVIRRSYYEVFWYTHHLFIIFFAGLVFHGAGRIVRGLQETDPPHNTSFCEDHPEKWGNITECPIPQFAGGFPQTWKWVIGPMIIYLCERLLRFIRYLQPISYRKIVIRPSKVLELQLVKPGFKMEVGQYVFLNCPAISQLEWHPFTMTSAPEEDYFSVHIRSVGDWTEKLIKMVEKLPEGGQGPKMAVDGPFGTASEDVFDYEVSMLVGAGIGVTPFASILKSIWYKFKDSDPKLRTKRIYFYWLCRETYAFEWFADLLQILEKEMEERGMREFLTYKLYLTGWDQSHVNHAMVHFDKDTDIITGLKQKTHYGRPNWDKEFEQVRQENPSSVVGTFLCGPQALADDLEKKCVKYSDVDPRKTKFYFNKENF; translated from the exons ATGGGCAACTGGATTATCAATCACGGGCTCAGCGCCTTCATCTTG GTGGTGTGGATGGGCATCAACATCTTTCTGTTTGTCTACTTCTACTTATTCTATGATCAGGGACCACAATTTGAGTACACCCGTGAACTTTTAGGG GCTGCGTTACCTTGGGCCAGAGCTCCAGCTGCTGTACTCAACTTCAACTGCATGCTGATACTTTTGCCAGTGTGCCGAAACCTGCTGTCTCTTCTCCGTGGCTCCGTCATA TGCTGTGGCCGAACAATGAGGAAACAGCTGgacaaaaatctgacttttcacAAGCTGGTTGCTTACATGATTGCCCTAATGACAG CGGTTCACACTGTCGCTCATTTGCTTAATGCGGAGTGGTACACAAACAGTTTCCAAGGTCTATATGGGCCTCTTGCCAGTAATCTGTCCATGCTTGGTGACTCTCCTGAATTAAATACCACTTTCCTGAATCCCGTTCGCTCCAATTCTACG ACTCCAACGATTCTCGTATTTACGACTATTGCGGGTCTCACAGGAGTCGTCATAACTCTTGCCCTCATCCTCATGATCACTTCATCAATGGAAGTCATTCGCCGAAGCTATTATGAGGTCTTTTGGTACACGCATCACCtcttcatcattttttttgccGGCTTAGTTTTCCACGGTGCAGG ACGCATTGTGCGAGGTCTGCAAGAGACCGACCCACCTCACAATACTTCCTTCTGTGAAGATCACCCAGAGAAGTGGGGGAACATTACTGAATGTCCAATTCCACAGTTTGCAGGAGGGTTTCCTCAG ACTTGGAAATGGGTAATTGGACCAATGATAATTTATCTTTGTGAGCGGCTGCTACGTTTCATTCGCTACCTGCAGCCCATCAGTTATAGGAAG ATTGTAATACGCCCATCTAAAGTGTTGGAACTACAGCTGGTGAAGCCTGGATTCAAAATGGAAGTCGGCCAGTATGTGTTCCTCAATTGTCCAGCCATCTCTCAGCTGGAGTGGCACCCATTTACAATGACATCAGCCCCAGAAGAGGACTACTTTAGCGTGCACATCCGCTCAGTTGGAGACTGGACGGAAAAGCTCATCAAGATGGTTGAAAAACTACCAGAGGGTGGACAAGGACCTAA GATGGCTGTGGATGGCCCGTTTGGCACTGCGAGTGAGGATGTATTTGATTATGAGGTCAGCATGTTGGTGGGTGCTGGGATTGGAGTGACTCCATTTGCCTCTATCCTGAAGTCCATTTGGTACAAGTTTAAAGACTCCGACCCTAAACTACGAACAAAGAGG ATTTACTTCTACTGGCTGTGTAGAGAGACATACGCCTTTGAGTGGTTTGCAGATCTCCTACAGATCCTTGAGAAAGAAATGGAGGAACGAGGAATGAGAGAGTTTCTCACATATAAACTCTACCTTACCGGATGGGACCAAAGTCAT GTAAACCATGCAATGGTACATTTCGATAAAGACACAGATATCATCACTGGTCTAAAACAGAAGACTCACTATGGCCGACCGAACTGGGATAAAGAATTCGAACAAGTTCGGCAAGAAAACCCATC GTCCGTGGTTGGAACTTTCTTGTGTGGCCCACAAGCCTTAGCGGACGACTTGGAGAAGAAATGTGTGAAATACTCTGACGTGGATCCACGAAAAACTAAGTTCTACTTCAACAAGGAGAACTTctaa